The window CTCGCGGATCGCTTGACGATCAGGTACGGGCAAATGCTTCAGCAGGTCCTGCGCCGTCATCAGCATCCCGGGCGTGCAGTAGCCGCACTGCAATGCATTGCGTTCGCGAAAGGCCGCCTGAAGATCGGCGATTTCGCCGCTGTCGGACAGCCCCTCGATTGTCTCAACTGACGCCCCCTGCGCCTGGACCGTCAGCATCAGACAGGAGCGGACGATCTCGCCATCAATCCGGACCGTGCAGGCACCACAAACGCCGTGCTCACAACCGATATGGGTTCCGGTCAGCTTCAGATTTTCCCTGAGGAAATCAGCGAGATTGAGACGCGGCAATACAAATGCATCAATGGGCTCGCCATTGACCAGAAGCGAAACCGACACCGGAGTGCTCATCCAGTCACTCCCGCTGCCAGATCGGGCCGCGCCAGCAATGCCGCCACGCAGCGCCGGAGCAAGACCGTAGCAAGATGTCGGCGCATCGCCGCGGTCGCCTGCTGATCTTCCGGTGGATCAAGTTCATCGACCAGCGCTGTCGCCGCTTCTGCAAGCAAGGCAGGGGTCACGGATGCATTGATCAACCGACCTGCGGCCGCCCCTAGCAGAGGCCGGTCACCGACCGCAAAGAAGCCGAGCCGAAGATCCGTGAACCTGCCGGCTGCAACAGCAGCCCGCGCAGCAAGACCAACGACGGCGTAGTCACCATGCCGCCGGGCATACTCCTGAAAGAAAAATGTCGAGCCCTGGTCCGCGATTGGCACCTCGATCGCGACAAGCAATTCGTCTGGCGACAGCGCCGTTTCGTAGATGCCCTTGAAAAACTCGGTCGCAGCAATCCGGCGCTCGCCCGTCGGGCCGCGAATAACGATCGTGGCGTCAAGCGCCACAACACAGGCCGGCAGCTCCGATGCCGGATCGGCATGCGCAAGGCTACCGCCTATCGTTCCGCGATTGCGAATTGCGGGGTGAGCGACGTAGCCAACGGCGTCCCGCAGCAGCGGCGCATGCAGCGCGACGTCTGTCGATCTGAGCAGGTCGACATGTCGGGTCAGCGCACCAACGACCAGCACGCCTGCCCTCACGGCGATGCCACGCAACTCGGCGAGGCCACCGATATCGACCAGAACGTCCGGGGAGACAAGCCGAAGGTTCATGGCCGGCATCAGGCTCTGGCCACCCGACAAAACCTTCGCCTTGTCGCCATGCGCGGCAAGCAACTCCAGCGCATTCACGACGCTGGTCGCGCGGGCGTAGGCGAAAGCCGCAGCTTTCATGTGGGCGTGGCCTCCCGGGCCGAATTTTGGTTTGTCCGATTAGAGGGCCGCCCTCCTCAAAGGTCAAGTTTGTTTATCGAGTGATTATTTGCGCAGCGGGGCTTGTCTTGGCTCTGGGAAGGCCGCAGGTTCCTTGCCAACTAAAGTTCAACGCAAAGGGAGGCGGATGATGAAGCTCGGATTCTTTACGATGCCGATCCATCCTCTCGACAAGGATTGGCGGCAATCGCTCCGGGAGGATCGGGAAGCCTTCCTGCTCGCGGACGAGCTCGGGTTCACGGAGGCGTATGTCGGCGAGCACGTCACCGACAAAGCCGAGAACATCACCTCCAGTATTGCGTTCATTGCCTGGCTCGCGGCCGCAACCAGACAGATCAAGCTTGGAACCGGCACCATCAACATGCCGAACACTCATCCGGCAGCGGTCGCCGCATCCGTCGCCATGCTCGATCACATGCTCGATGGCCGCTTCATACTCGGAATAAGCCCCGGCGGATTGCTGTCCGACGCGGAGGTGTTCGGCAATCTCGATGCCGACCGCAATGCCATGTTCGTGGAGGCGATCAATCAGGTTCTCGATATCTGGGCAGGCAAGCCGCCCTATGATCTGCGGGGCAGATACTGGAATGTCTCGGTCCAGCGGACCTTGATCGAGGACATTGGCCAGGGATTGATTGCCCGTCCATTGCAAACCCCTCACCCGCCGATTGTGGTGACAGCGGTCGCACCGTTCTCAAAAGGCGTCACGGAAGCCGCGGCGCGCGGCTGGCATCCGATCTCGGCGAACTTCCTGATGCCTGCCTGGGTGAAGAGCCATTGGCCCAAATACGTCGAGGGTTGCGAGCGTGCGAACCGGGTCGCTGACCCCGCCAATTGGCGCGTTGCCAAGAGCGTGTTCGTTGCAAAGGACGCAGCAACCGCGAAGGCCTATGCCACGTCGCCCGATAGCCCCTACGTGTACTATTATCACCAGTTGTTCACGAAGCTGAAGCGGGGCGGCCGGCTCGAACTGTTCAAGACGAGGCGGGATCAACCAGACTCGGAGGTCACCCTCGAATCGATCTGCGAGAAGCTGATCATCTACGGCACGCCTGAAAGCGTAGCCGACCAACTGCTGGCATTCCAGGAAGAGATCGGCACCTTCGGAACCTTGCTCTATGCCGGCAAGGACTGGAAGGATCGCGAGCTCGGTCGTCAATCGATGATCCTGATGGCCGAGAAGGTCTTGCCACAGATCAACGCCGCCGCCGGATCATCCGTGTGACCTAAGGAGTTTCGACGTGGCTTTCACCGATCGCATTCCGTACCAGGCTCAGATCGATCGACCGAAACTGGCGTTGCCTGATGGCAAGAAGCTTGCTGTTTGGGTCATCCTCAATGTCGAGGAATGGCGTATCGAAAATGCGATGCCGCGCACCGTGCTGAGCCCACCGATGGGCCAGCCGCTGCTGCCTGACGTGCCGAACTGGTCGTGGCATGAATACGGTATGCGCGCCGGCTTCTGGCGGCAATTCAAAGCCCTCACCGACCGAAAGATACCGGTGACGCTGGCCACGAATGCCAACGTCTGCAACAGCTATCCGCGCGTAGCGTCGGCGGCGCGCGAGGCGGGCTTCGAATTCATGGGGCATGGCTTCGTGCAGGGCCCAATGCACAAGGTCGAAGACCAGGCGGATGCGATCAAGCGTGCTGTCGACACGATCGCCGCATTTGCCGGCAAGCCGCCGCGATCGTGGGAAAGCCCCGGCCTGACCGAGACCGAAGAAACACTCGATCTCCTGCGCCTCAACGGGATCGAATATGTGGCCGATTGGGTGATCGACGATCTTCCTCAGGACATCGCGACACCGCACGGAACTGTGACGACGATTCCTTATTCCGTCGAGACCAACGACATTGTCATTCACGCGCTACAGCACCTGCCGTCGGAACAGTTCCTGACGCGCTGTACCGACCAGTTCGATCGGTTGTATCTCGAAGGCGCAGAGAACGCGCGGATCATGGCAATCTCGGTGCATCCTTACATCACGGGGGTACCACATCGAATCAAATACCTGGAGGCCCTGCTCGATTACGTGATAGGTCATGACGGCGTCGCGCTCATGACGGCGAGCGAGATTGGAGATTGGTATCGGGACCAGATGGCGGCAAGGTAATCCGGCTCAGCCAACGACCTTGATCGGCGCCCGCCGACGATCGGTTGCACCCTCCGCCACCCTCTCAAATCCCGCCAGAAGAAGATCCAGCGCATCACTGATCATCTGCGCCTTGTCCTCCAGGACGGGCGCTTCGTAGATGTACTTGCGTACACCGTAATAGAAGATGCCGCCGTGAAACACCCAGGCCAGCTCCAGTTCGGCAGCGCTTGGCCTGCTCTGCGTGGCGAGGCCGGCGTCGTGGCGACATTCCCTGACAATGCGTGTCAGGATCTTGTCCTTGACCATGCCAACATACCAACGATTGATATCGATGCCCTTCAGTCCAGAGTAGAGATAGATCCGCAGCCATTTTCGGTTGAAGATTGCGTCCGTGTAGACTTCGTAAAATTCCTGAAGCCGCACGCGGAGTGGACGCGACCGGTCGGAGAGCAACTTTTCCCAGCCGATTTCAAGGGGCTCGAGATAGACCCTGCGGTAGACCTCCTTGATGAGATCGTCCTTGCTCGGAAAGTAGCGATAGAGCAACGGTTGCGTCACGCCGAGCCTGCGAGCGAGGGCACGCGTGCCGCCGCCAAATCCTTCCTCCGCGAAAAGCTCTGTCGCCTTGCTGACGAATTCACTGCGACGATCGTCGGCCGACAGCCGCCTCTGCTTGGCACGAGTTCGCTTGACGGGCGCCTTTCGATTCATGAGGCGTTGCCGTCATCGTCGGCCAGGAACCGGCCAAAACCTCCCTGCGCGAACAGCAGCGGATTGTTCCGGTTATAGGCGTAGGCCTCCACCGCACCAAGGAAAATGACGTGATCGCCGCCGTAGTAGCGGCTGGCAGCCCGGCATTGGAAATTTGCGACCACGTCGGCAAGCACGGGGCGTTCCCGAGGCCTGGTGACCAACTCACACCGGCGAATTTGTCACCCGATGATCTGGCAAACTTTATCGCCAGCGTCTGCTGCGACGCGTCAAGAACGTTGACCGTGAAATGACTGGCATTCTGGAAGATCGGCAGTCCCTGCGAAAACATCCCCAGGCTCCACAACACGAGTGGAGGGTTGAGCGACACCGACGCAAAGGAATTGCAAGTGATTCCGTACGGATGTCCTTCGGTCGACATCGCGGTGACGATCGTCACACCGGTCGCAAACGTACCGAGGGCATTGCGGAAGTCGCGGGGATCGATCGTCGAGCTGTCGCTTGCGAGTTCACTGGCCGGGTCCGGCGGATGTTTAGGTGAGTCAGACATCCGGCTCGCCTCAAAGTGTCAGGTTTTCAGACGGCAGCCCAAGAGCTACTCGCCCATAGTTGGTGCCCGCCGCATCGAAATTGAAGGCGAGATGCGCGTTCACTGCATGCGCATCGCGAAATTGGCGCTGCAGTGCTCCCGAGGTGAACAGGCTGCGCGCCCCGCTCGCTGCAAACAGAAGAGAGACGGCTTCGGTGCACAAATTGACCGCGAATGCGCCATCGCGCCGGAGCCTCGTCTTCGCCGCAATGCTGGGGATATCACCACGCCGAATCTCTGCAAGCACGTCAACGCAATTCGTGCGCATGATCAGCCGTGCGGCATCTATCTTCGCAGAAGCCTCGGCGATCTTGATCTGTGTACTCTGCAGGTCGCCGAGCTTGGCCCGATTGTATGTCGAGGCACGGTGTCGCGCGATCTCGACGTAATCGTCAAGGCAAGCCTGGGCATTCCCCAGACCGACACCAGACAGCACGTAAGGAAACAACGAGAAAACCGGAAGCATGTAGAGCGCATTCGGATTGACGACGCTGCCAGGCGTTGCGCCACCCGCAAGATCGCTGACGGCAACCGTCATATGCTCGGGAACGAATGCGTCTGTTACTCGCACATCGTTCGATCCCGTTCCGCGCAGACCTGCCGCGTTCCATGTGTCGTCGATGCTGTAGTGCCGTCTGTTCAACAGGAAGAGCCGATACTCGACGCCGTCGGCCTCATCGTCCGAGGCAACCACGCTCGCGAGCATGTTCCACCCGCACGCTTCCACCGCGGACGAGAACGGCCAATGACCGCTCAGCGAATAACCGCCACTTGTCTTCCTGGCCCGTCCTGCCGGGAAAACAAAGGAAGACGCGATCAGCGTATCGGGATTCTCGCCCCACACGACGCTCTGCGCCTCGGGCGCGAACATACCCAGCATCCAGTGGTGGCTCGCAAGATTGGCAAAGTTCCAGGAGACCGAGGCGTCGCCCTGCCCCAAGGCGTCGGCGCAATCGACCAGCGCAACATAGTCGAGCTCACTGCCCCCGACGCGTTTAGGCTGCAGGATTCGGAAAAGGCCACTATCATGCAGATCGCGCTCTGTCTCCGGTGGCAGGTGGCGCAGCTCCTCGGTCCGCGACGCCCGTTCACGCAACGCGGGAACAAGCGCCCTGGCTCGTGCGACCATGACCGAATAACGATCCATATCCGGGCCTGGCGGCACCTTCGCATCGAGCCCGCGGCCAACCTCAACCATGGTCTCTTCCTTCGTTCGATCTCCCAAACATTCGCGCGACCGGGCCGCTCGGCTCAGTTTATCGAGTGATCACCAGAGATCAAGAAGCGCGAACCTGCGTCCGGCGAATTCAAGGCACGCGAAGAAGCCCGGCCGCCAATCGACCGCCGGGCGCTCTACGTCGTCGAACTGTCAGCAGTCGTCAGATCCACCTCACAGGATCTAGACGAGTTCCTTCCGCCAATACAGCGTGTGCTGCCATGCCCAGGGCGAGGCCGGTTCGAAGAGGCGATAGCCCTGCCGGATGAAGTTGTTGGCCGAGAAATGATTGTCTGTCGTATCCGAGACGATCGCCTTCCAGCCGGAGCGCCGCGCTCGCGCTTCCAGCGCGCGAGTAAGCCGCACTTGCAGGCCGTGGCCGCAGTGCGGTATCACGACCCCAACGCGGCACAGATATCCGGCGTTGGCAACATGGGTTGACGAAACGACGCCCGCGAATGCAATCGGCTTCAGCCCACGGAAAGCAATCCACCAATACCCCTGCTCGAAGTCGGGCACACGAGTCCCATCGCAGAAGGTCAGCTGATGAAGCTCGGCGAGCGTATCCGCGACCTCTTCGTCCTGCGGATCAACCTCGCGTATCCTGTACATTCTTCGCACCCCGATATTCTATTGTCCGCCAAGGTACTTGGTTCTCCAGTCTGGAGAGAGATGCGCCCACTCGAGCTGCAACACGAATTACTTTCCGAGCGTGGCTTTGATCCCCAGCCAAACAGCGCCGAGAAAGCCGGTAGCGATCACGGTGATCACCGCCTTGAAAGTATAGCTTTGCGCCTGCTCCACGCTCTTTCGCCACCGCCGGAGATGCTGAAAGTCCGCGCGCAATTCTCGTCGGTCACCCTCGTCAAATCCGAATGAAGTCAGAACTGTCGCGATGGTCTTGACCACGACGGCATCAATGTCGCTTCGGCGAACCCGATCTTGCTCGATCAGCGTTTCCATCACGATTGCTTTGACATCGGCTTCGCGCATCGGATCACCTTCGTATGATGCGGGCGACATTCTCAAACGTACGCTTTCCGAAGTAGAAGCCCATGATCATGCCGGCCCAGGTGCTCACGTCTCCCGCGAGTTGCGGCGTCGTCCCAAGGCCGAGAACCTTGTCCCACATCACGCATTTTCCTGATCCTCGGCCGCCGAATGCCCCCTTATAGCGCGCCGGCCGAAGCAGCGGCTCGAACACTTTTGCGGTTGGAATTTTCAGGATCGACAAGGCTGCTCTCGGTAAGGCAAATCGGATCGAGCGCCCGCTTAGTGCCGAGCGGCGATCATCTCGCTTGAATGGTCATTGAAGAGGGCGCGCCCTGATCAGGTCGGCAAGCCAGTCTGTCAGATTGCCATTCGCCGCGCTTGAGGCGTCCGGAAGACTAAACACCGACGGCGGCAAATATCGCATTGGCTGCCCGCTGAATGGACTCAGCGGTCTGGTCGAAGCCGGAGGCGCACCCGCGAAAGTCCCGAAGCGTTGGTCGAATGTCGCGGGCTGACCTGCCTGCGGAATCGAAGCCGACGGAACGAACGGCACGGCAGGCGCTCCGCCGTCGAAATCAGCCTGGCTCTCGTCTGTCGGCGATACCCACACCAGGCGTCGGACAGGTGTTTCCCTGATCGATTCCGGCGGGGGGTCATCGGGCGGCCCAACGAACGACTGCATCTCGTAGAGCGGTCGCGACGATGTAGCAGATCCTGCCGAAAACTGTCCGCCGGTGCCGAACCGGCCGAAGACGCCGGAATGGCTCGGCGACGGCCCGAGATAATCATAGCCGGGATCGCGCGCCGCGGCCTCGCGCGGCAACAAGCTGCGCGGAGGAGACGAAGGATGATTGCGGGAGTTCGGATCGCTGCCGTAGATGTCTTCCCAGTAGGCAGGGTTTGAATCGTAGAGAGCCCGCGCTTGAGGATAATCGCGGAGACCGAACTCCCGCTTAATCCGGTCAGCATACGCTTCCGGCTTGCTCAGATCATTGCGGAAGAGCTCCTGGGACGGCCTTCCAGCCCTCGCCCTTCACGGCTTGCGATACAAGCCGCCTGGCGAACTCATCCAAGAACAATTGCCACACAAGCAATCTCCACTTCAGCTAAAGGCAACGGAAAATTCCACGAAATAGCGCAGAGCAATTGCCAATTTTCGGCATTCGCGACACGCCCCATTTGGCGTTCCCGCAGCTTTGCGATCGCCATCGCGTGATCCAGGCTCGAACGAGCGCGCAACACTGAGACCGTCGACACGTCGCTTCGACCGCTCTGACGTCTTGGGGACAAAGAACGCCTGTTAAGGCGATCAGCGGCAGAATGCGCGATCACCGCAAGGCTGGCGCAACAGATCACTCGTTTGATCAAGCCGCCTAATATCTCTTCGCAAAAAATACGAAACGGGCCGCCCAAATAGGCTCGTCACATCATCCTACGAACCATAAAACCGCGGCCAGATAGAGCGCGCAGATGACAAGGCCGATCCCACTGGCGACGCCGGCCCCGAGTTCCAACAGCCCAAAACCGTCACGCCGGCCGCCAAGCCAACCAAACTCTCCTTCGTCGCAATTGTAGGCGGCCACCCGAATTCGTCCAAACGAGACGACCGGCAGGATGAGCCGCGCCACGGTATATCCAATTACATCGACGATGAAGTAGAAGAGCACCTCAACAAAGCTTTGGACAATCCACATTGGCCCTCGCCATAGCGGCGCTCTGCTTGGACAAGCTATGATTGATATCATGCCGGCTGGCACGTAGGTAAGAGCAACCCCGCAGAACCGGGCACACGATGCCGCGAGTGGCCCCGATAGCGGTCTGAGTTCTCGATGATGTGATTGAACGTTTCGGAAAGACCTTGGACCAAGTAACTCGAGCAATCCGTTGGGGTTGGATGAACTGCGGCCGCCGCTCTCAGGTATCTTCGTCCTCAACCTCCTCGGGCTCAACAATGACTCGCTCGATGCGGTGCACAAGTTCGAGCGGCCCGTCACCATTTTCGATCGCCTGCGGCGCTTTGCCCCAGCCGCGATCGAGGATGGCATTGGCTGCGGATACGCGGGCAGCCGGAGTTGCGCTGGTCGATCGCATCACACCGACCAGTGCGTTGAGTGCGCTTCTCGTATGGCTCCGCGCAAGCGAACGAATCTGAGTGATCGACTTTACCAACCTATTTCTCCTGCCAATCGGACGGGAGATATTCGCTAGGCGCCGTATCGGAGTGATCCGTGTCGGGATCGGGCACTACCGAGCGAAATGCGATCGTGGGGAAATCCGTTCGCTCGCGTTCGTGACGCGAACGGGGGATGAACTGTATGATCTCTGCGCTCATACAAACTCCGACAATGCAATGGCGATCAGGCCCGCGAGCGCGAGCGATATCAGATGGGCAGTCATGCAAACCTCGTTGATCGGCCGGCAGCGCGCGATGCGGCCATCGAATTAAAGATGCGGCAGATCGCGCAGCGGGCGGCGATCTTTGGGGCGCGAACCTTATCCCTGACGAGTGGGGCCGCGAGCGGCGCCGGCTTTCGCCGCGCCGCAGGACCGGCGCGTTCGCGCGCACCGGCCAATTTCATGCTCGTTTCAATGGGTTCGGACGGCGGCTCGCTTGCGACGCTCTGGCGACGGGCTGGGAGGATGTGGCGTCGTGACGTTGCGGCCGCCGTCCGATTGGTGAAACGGCAAACAAAAAGCCCGCCGCGGATTGCTCCGCGCGGGCTCAACAATTTCTGATTTTCGGATTATGCCCCTGAGTTGCCCGACGTGTCAAATGTTTTTGCGAGCTGAATGCGATCGGTAAAATGTGATGCGTCGGCTTCGACGGTGAGAAACCGCTTCGACCAAAAGTCGACACATGATCCGGAATCGCAATACGAGCTGCGCCGATCGGCCGTATGCTTGGTGCGATGATGTCAGTGTGCCGCTGAGTTGCCCGACGCGTCAAGCGGACAAGCGGCTCACAACATTTGGATCGACATCAGGACAGTTTTGGCTCGCGTCGGTCGACCCGCGCCGCAGTTTGATTGCAAGGAGGAAGCGCCGATGTATTTCGTTGCTGCCGTGCTCGCGGTCCTGTCCGGCCTGTTCTATGCAGCGGGCCATCATGAGATCGGTTCGATCGGTGCCACCATGTGCCAGTATGGCGGCATCTTCTGCGACAGCCCGGTGCTGGTTCTCGTCGGTGCCGGGTTCGCCGCAGCGTGGGGCATGCTCGTCAGCGTGCGCTGATCGTCCCGCAGCATTTCGGCTATAGCTTTGTGTCGCTGATTTGCCCGACGAGTCAATTCCTGCACTTTGCGTCGGATGCAATCTCAAGAACACCCCGCATCTATTACGGCGTGCTCGGATTTGCCGGCTGAGCGGGCTTTGGACCGGGTGGATCAGGCTCAATCGGTGTCTTGGGCTCGGTCGGCATCACCTTTGCGCCCGCCGCACGTGCCGCCTCGCCGGTCGTTGAATAGTTGGCGGAAGCGGCCGGCTGCACCTTCGGCTTGCTCCACGGACCGTGGTCGACCATCAGCATGCCCAGCACGCCGATGATCGCAACCAGGGCCGCGATCAACAGCGGCGTTCCGCCGTGCCGATTTCGATGCTTGATCGAACGACTGTCCGATATGCCATGCGCCTGCATTGTCATCATCGTCTCCTCCACGGACACAAGCCGCAACCGGCGCGTAAGTTTCCGGTTCCGCGATGTGAAAGCGAGGCATGTTGGTGGAACCAATCCCCAGCTGCTGAATTTCCCCAATATGTGGACGTCGCTACGCGCACGCGCGGATAGCCAGGGTAACGGCCACCCCACCTTTGGTGAAAATCGCGGCACGGCACATGAGCTCTGAAACACCCGAGTCTCCGCTTCAGCCCACACTCGGTGAGCGGGCGATCGACACCGCGACGGACGTCTCGCGTACCATCACGGAGGTGTCGGACGGACTTCGAGCGGCGGCCGATCGCCTCAGCGACGCGATCGCGACCTCACGCCGGCCGGGCGGCGTCCTCGCCACCGTGAGCGCGGTCACGCGCGAAGCGCCGCTCGCAAGCCTGTTCGTCGCGTTTCTGCTCGGCGTTGCTGCAGCGCGCCGGCGCTAGGCGTCGACACGCTGTGAAGGCCGCCTGCCCCTAGAACTTGCCCTTGGTGGCGTCCTTGGTTGCGGACATCACGCTTCCGCTGATCTGCCGCATATGTTCGCCGGCATTGGTGAATTGGCTGCGCAGAAATTCCGACTGGATTCGCATCGCCTCCTGCAGATCGGTCGCGTGCACGAGCTTGCGCGCATGCTCGAACGCCGCCTTCATGTTCTGCTCGGTGAACGACAGCGCCTGTTTTGAAATCTCGGTACCCGTGCCCGGCATCGCCGTCATCGACTTGCTCGCGGCATCAAAGAACAGGCTGAAGGCCTGTTCGGCCTGGTCGATGGTCTTTTCCGCCAAATCGCGCAACTCGGCGGGAACTTCAAGCTTCGGCTCAATCATGATCGCGCCCCCTGAAAAAAGCGTTTGCCAAGGTTAGCATAGATTGTGACGGCGTCAGCGCCGTATCGCCAAACCATGAGAGGCCCACTCATCCTTGCAGCCGAGGAAAATTTACCTAGCGGCGACCGGACTGCATCGCAGGCCGATTCCAATCGTGTCAGCACTGTGGCATAGTGATTCGGCCTCGTCGTTGGTCGCGTTCGCGTCTCTTGTGGGGAATAAGGGGATCCGATGCTGCGCGCCGTTCGTCCAACACCGACCTGCACCCGCTTCAAGACCAGCATAGAGATGCCGTGCATGAAGTGCGGCACGCAAATGCGGCTCGCCTTGATCGAGCCGCGCGACCAATTCTACGACGTGCTGACCTATCAGTGCGCGCCGTGCAATTCCGGCGAAAGCTTCGTGAACGCGCGCTAGGCTATCGGCCCGTTCAGTCGTTCAGCACCGCGGCCCCCGCCTCCGTCAGCTCGGGCTGGTCGTCATACAGTTCGACCAGACCGAGTTCGATGAGGACGCCCAGATCCTCGCCGCTGACCGGCGACAGTTTGAGCCGGCCGGCCTGAATATCACGGAGGGTCCAGCGCAAGGCGATCGCGCGCTCAAGTGAAAATTCAGCGAATGGATTGTTTGCCATTCGCGTCGACTAGTGCGGCATTTGGATCAGACTTTGTCTTTGCCGCGGCGGCTTCATGGACACCACAGATTGACGGCGAGCCGGCGCGATCGAGGTGCCCGGCGCCCCGATCGCGTCATCACTCAATATGTCTTCGCAGCGGCGCGGCTCAGTAGCGGTAGGGATCTATATCGAGCAGCGGGAATGCGCTGAACACGCTCGGCAGATTGTTCGGCGTCGCCGGATGCAGATAGGACTTGTCCAGTTCGGCGAAGCTGGTGACGCCGAGCAGACCGAGGCAGCGGATCACCTCGTCCTCCAGCAATTCAAGCATCCGGACAATGCCTGCCTCGCCGGCCGCAGCGAGCGCCCAGCATTGCAGACGGCCGATCCCGACGAGATCGGCCCCCGAGACGATGGCCTTCACGATGTCGGTGCCACGGCAGATCGAGCCATCGACCATGATCTTGGCACGGCCTGCGATGGCCTGAACGATCTCGGGCAGGACGTGCATGGACCCACGGCCGTGGTCGAGCTGCCGTCCGCCGTGATTTGAGACGTAGATCCAGTCGACCCCGTGATCGAGGGCGATCTTGGCGTCTTCGGCGG of the Bradyrhizobium quebecense genome contains:
- a CDS encoding (2Fe-2S)-binding protein — translated: MSTPVSVSLLVNGEPIDAFVLPRLNLADFLRENLKLTGTHIGCEHGVCGACTVRIDGEIVRSCLMLTVQAQGASVETIEGLSDSGEIADLQAAFRERNALQCGYCTPGMLMTAQDLLKHLPVPDRQAIREHLSGNYCRCTGYQAIVDAVEATARMRAERPA
- a CDS encoding FAD binding domain-containing protein produces the protein MKAAAFAYARATSVVNALELLAAHGDKAKVLSGGQSLMPAMNLRLVSPDVLVDIGGLAELRGIAVRAGVLVVGALTRHVDLLRSTDVALHAPLLRDAVGYVAHPAIRNRGTIGGSLAHADPASELPACVVALDATIVIRGPTGERRIAATEFFKGIYETALSPDELLVAIEVPIADQGSTFFFQEYARRHGDYAVVGLAARAAVAAGRFTDLRLGFFAVGDRPLLGAAAGRLINASVTPALLAEAATALVDELDPPEDQQATAAMRRHLATVLLRRCVAALLARPDLAAGVTG
- a CDS encoding LLM class flavin-dependent oxidoreductase; this translates as MKLGFFTMPIHPLDKDWRQSLREDREAFLLADELGFTEAYVGEHVTDKAENITSSIAFIAWLAAATRQIKLGTGTINMPNTHPAAVAASVAMLDHMLDGRFILGISPGGLLSDAEVFGNLDADRNAMFVEAINQVLDIWAGKPPYDLRGRYWNVSVQRTLIEDIGQGLIARPLQTPHPPIVVTAVAPFSKGVTEAAARGWHPISANFLMPAWVKSHWPKYVEGCERANRVADPANWRVAKSVFVAKDAATAKAYATSPDSPYVYYYHQLFTKLKRGGRLELFKTRRDQPDSEVTLESICEKLIIYGTPESVADQLLAFQEEIGTFGTLLYAGKDWKDRELGRQSMILMAEKVLPQINAAAGSSV
- a CDS encoding polysaccharide deacetylase family protein; translated protein: MAFTDRIPYQAQIDRPKLALPDGKKLAVWVILNVEEWRIENAMPRTVLSPPMGQPLLPDVPNWSWHEYGMRAGFWRQFKALTDRKIPVTLATNANVCNSYPRVASAAREAGFEFMGHGFVQGPMHKVEDQADAIKRAVDTIAAFAGKPPRSWESPGLTETEETLDLLRLNGIEYVADWVIDDLPQDIATPHGTVTTIPYSVETNDIVIHALQHLPSEQFLTRCTDQFDRLYLEGAENARIMAISVHPYITGVPHRIKYLEALLDYVIGHDGVALMTASEIGDWYRDQMAAR
- a CDS encoding TetR/AcrR family transcriptional regulator: MNRKAPVKRTRAKQRRLSADDRRSEFVSKATELFAEEGFGGGTRALARRLGVTQPLLYRYFPSKDDLIKEVYRRVYLEPLEIGWEKLLSDRSRPLRVRLQEFYEVYTDAIFNRKWLRIYLYSGLKGIDINRWYVGMVKDKILTRIVRECRHDAGLATQSRPSAAELELAWVFHGGIFYYGVRKYIYEAPVLEDKAQMISDALDLLLAGFERVAEGATDRRRAPIKVVG
- a CDS encoding acyl-CoA dehydrogenase family protein, which encodes MDRYSVMVARARALVPALRERASRTEELRHLPPETERDLHDSGLFRILQPKRVGGSELDYVALVDCADALGQGDASVSWNFANLASHHWMLGMFAPEAQSVVWGENPDTLIASSFVFPAGRARKTSGGYSLSGHWPFSSAVEACGWNMLASVVASDDEADGVEYRLFLLNRRHYSIDDTWNAAGLRGTGSNDVRVTDAFVPEHMTVAVSDLAGGATPGSVVNPNALYMLPVFSLFPYVLSGVGLGNAQACLDDYVEIARHRASTYNRAKLGDLQSTQIKIAEASAKIDAARLIMRTNCVDVLAEIRRGDIPSIAAKTRLRRDGAFAVNLCTEAVSLLFAASGARSLFTSGALQRQFRDAHAVNAHLAFNFDAAGTNYGRVALGLPSENLTL
- a CDS encoding GNAT family N-acetyltransferase, which gives rise to MYRIREVDPQDEEVADTLAELHQLTFCDGTRVPDFEQGYWWIAFRGLKPIAFAGVVSSTHVANAGYLCRVGVVIPHCGHGLQVRLTRALEARARRSGWKAIVSDTTDNHFSANNFIRQGYRLFEPASPWAWQHTLYWRKELV
- a CDS encoding phasin, whose product is MIEPKLEVPAELRDLAEKTIDQAEQAFSLFFDAASKSMTAMPGTGTEISKQALSFTEQNMKAAFEHARKLVHATDLQEAMRIQSEFLRSQFTNAGEHMRQISGSVMSATKDATKGKF